One window of Vitis riparia cultivar Riparia Gloire de Montpellier isolate 1030 chromosome 5, EGFV_Vit.rip_1.0, whole genome shotgun sequence genomic DNA carries:
- the LOC117915225 gene encoding uncharacterized protein LOC117915225: MVSERLSNENLILMSSPTQPTFEIPLVVFNITAQINEKLTPSSFPQWRAQFEALLIGYDLMDYVTSESRCPSSDGTPPSIAKKHHWVRQDKLILSAIFASTSPTITSLIATAKTSYDAWKKLSTMYASKSRTRAMQLKEELTLIQRGNRPILEYLHAIKGLADEIALNDHPISDDDITLYVLNGLGPEFREIAAPIRAREKSLAFEELHDLLIGHENYLHRMEAATQ, encoded by the coding sequence atggtatcagagcgtCTCTCCAATGAGAATTTGATCCTAATGTCTTCCCCAACACAACCTACCTTCGAAATCCCCCTTGTTGTTTTTAACATCACAGCTCAGATCAATGAGAAACTCACACCTTCCTCTTTTCCCCAATGGAGAGCTCAGTTTGAGGCTCTCCTAATTGGCTATGATCTAATGGACTACGTTACTAGTGAATCCCGTTGCCCTTCCTCTGATGGCACCCCACCATCTATAGCCAAGAAACACCACTGGGTTAGGCAAGATAAATTAATTCTTAGTGCCATCTTTGCCTCTACTTCCCCAACCATTACCTCTCTTATTGCCACAGCAAAAACCTCCTATGATGCCTGGAAAAAATTATCCACCATGTATGCAAGTAAATCGCGTACAAGGGCCATGCAACTCAAGGAAGAACTCACCTTGATTCAGCGTGGAAACCGCCCAATTCTAGAGTACCTTCATGCCATTAAAGGCCTGGCTGATGAGATTGCACTCAACGACCACCCAATCTCCGACGACGACATCACTCTCTACGTCCTCAACGGGTTAGGACCCGAATTCCGTGAGATTGCTGCCCCTATTCGGGCAAGAGAAAAATCCCTTGCCTTTGAGGAGCTTCATGACCTCCTTATAGGGCATGAAAATTACCTGCACAGGATGGAGGCTGCTACCCAGTAG